The Balearica regulorum gibbericeps isolate bBalReg1 chromosome 17, bBalReg1.pri, whole genome shotgun sequence region GGGAAGAGGGTTCAAACCGACCAGGAGGGCTCGCCTCCAGGCGGGACTCGGGAAACGCGGCAGGGGGGCTCCCCGGATGGGTACGCTTTTCCCCCGGCACCGGGGTCGCGTGATCCGGGACCGCAGCCGGGACACAGCGGGCCGAGGGCTCAGCTGATGGGCGGCACCGCCCCGCTGCGGCTGAGGGGACCCGCCTCAGGCCCTGAAGGGCACCggggcgccgccgcccgcgcaGGCCGCggccccttcccagccccctcGCgtgccccgcagcccccctcACAGCCGCGGCGGAGCGAAGCCGAGCCCGGCTCACTCACCCCTgggcgccccgccgccccgggccaGAAAGGCCGCCGCCATGCCCGCCTCCCGTAGCCTCGCCCGCCTCTCGTCGCCTCAGGGAGCGCGAGGAGCGGAGAAACAGCGCACGCGCGACCGCGAGGCCAGCGCCCCCTCGCGCCGGAGCCcctcccgccgctcccccgcCCGCCACGGCCCCGCCCCCAAGACTGGGCACGGCCTGTGCGAAAACGGGAAGGTTTATTACTATTGCTGGTGACAAAATACCGTTTATACAAATACATCGTCACCCGGGCACGGCGCCGCggagggcaggggggctgcCGGCACCGTGCTGGGACCCAGAGAGGGAGCCGGCGACCCCAGCACCCCGGGACTGAAGGGGCACCGCCACACGGCTGCCAAAGGGGACAGCACGGAGGAGGTGGACGCGCCAGCAGCCCAAAGGCCACGCTGTGAGAGATACAAATCCATGTCCTGTAACAGCACTGAGATCCAGGCAGACGGAGATGGCGTTTGCTGGTGTtggtttttccctttgctgcagAGGAAGCGGCGTTTGACTCCGCCAGGCAGCCGTCCCTTAGCCTTGTCCTCATCGCAAAGCCACCGGGAGACGGCAGTGTTCCAGTCCGAGGATTACACCTCACACCAGGCCACGCTCTGGGGTAGCACGAGGCTTGGTAGCTCGATGTGACAGGACAGCAGGGCAGAAGGCAAACACTGGGAATCAACAGCTGAAGAGGATGTAATGAAACATAGAGCTGAGAAGTAGAGTAACCATGCTTGGACCTTACTGATTCATCACCACCGCCTTCCTCATTCATTTCTGACTTCTAAAGACTCGTTTTGTTCTTCCTGAACCCTCAGGTAAGTGGAATAAACATCCTCAAGCACcagagaggaggctgctgctgcttctctgcagcaagAGACATTGGAAATCCTaaggaaaacacacaaaggAGGACGCTTCCTACAAAAAACAGAGGACAAGGACAGCAGTACCCAGTCCATACAACAAGAGATGACCTTCCTTCACACGGTGCAATATGTATTCCTCAGTCAATCATGACAACAGCTGTCCAGGAAGCTTGCTTGCATGGATCCAAAGCACTCGCCTCAAAAATGTGAAAGAGAGGTCCTGGTCCTAAGAGAACAAATACTGGAAAGACTTAGCATGAGTTTGTGGGTTTGGTCCCTTTTTTTGTTAGAGCAGAACACATATGATCCCAACTCTCTTCTCTAACTCAGCACATGACCTGAGAGAAGCTGTCCATAGATACCTTTTCCCTTGCTCAAACTTTAACCGACGCTGAAAGCATCTTCCTTGTGTTCAGCTAGGACAGACCATCCACCTGAcaaagagaatttcttcctagtgcGCTGACATGAGTAGCTTTGACCCATCATCAAAGCATCAGAGCATATAATTCAGAAGGAAGATGCTCTGTTAAACCACGTTTACCAAAGACGTCATACCTGCCACAAAGAAAAGACACTTTATAGAAAGCATCTAAGAGAAAAGGAACCTTAGGGAAGCAGCTGAAGTGGGGCAGAAGTTTGGAAATCCCTGACTTTTTGGATTACAATCAACTTCTTCAGTGCTGCGTTGCCCTCTcatagagacttttttttctgcagcatgctTTTTTGGGCAAAGACCTTCTAATTtggcaaagcaaacaaattcaGCTAGAAACTGAggggtgctggtgctgcctgcaagtcttctgattttcctccatttttcctttttttttttttttttattgctgaataaCCAATACATTCACCAATGGGAAAGCAACTGCTTCAATGCTTTTTTCTCATCACTACTGGCAGAGGTAATGACTAAAGACAGGAATCCACTTTCCTGTAAGCGTCAAATGCCTCATTTACATTTGGAGTGCTCTCCTGCTGTCAGTTGCACTCTGCAAAGCAGCGGCTAGATGGCACCCACAGCCCTACAAATACTCCGACCGTGCAGAGCTGCACGCTGACTGCTACAAACAGCTCACACAAGTCGGTTATTTGCCCGTACGGCAGTTTCTGCTGCTCACTCTGGCAACAGTCCATCTTCCTTTTAAGAACCTTTACGCAGTGACATAGAAAACAGATGGGAACCATCACACCcataagaaaagcaagaggtcgcttcataaagaaaattagataaaagtaacatttaaaGGCACCTGGATTTATACTACCCACAAATTCAGCTCAATATGCTAAAATTTCCCAGGGAATAATTAGCAGGCTTTTCAGACGCTATCCTGAGCATTTCAGAACCCTTCAGGATGAAAAACACACTTCTAGGCAATTCTGCCTTATCACAAGTAACTGCCTGTTCTTCCATCCAAACAAACGTCTCCCACAAGGCCTTCCGAAAACCATCACTGCAAGAGGCATCTCAAGCTCCACCTTACAAGCAGCTTTAACTAATTCTGAAATAACTAAACAAGATTGCTTAAGTGCCTTTGGAGATGCCGGAGGGTATTGATGGTAGCAGAACTGTTCTTCATCTTTCAACCACGCAGACCTGGCCCCTCCACATTCCCAAGTCATTTGTTGTGGTTGCTCATGATTAATGCTCCACCCAGAACAGGTCATTTGTTGTGGTTAATCATAATTAAGTATCTTCCCAAGAGCTGGAGATTCTTTCATGGCTGCCACCCCACATACTCTCACTGCTTACCCTGATGCCAGCTGATCTTCTACATTGAAGTTAACATCATTAATCTGGGAGGTAAAGGCAGTGGTTTCCTATTGCTGTCTACGCTTTAACAAGCTCCAGGCTGTGATACCCACTGCGCTTAATCCTCCTAAAACATAAACTACACCGAATCTTACTTAACGCAGCAGGTAACCAACTGTATCCACCAAGGAGTTCAGTTTCAATTGTCTCAAGGAGCAAGTGGAACTAATACCAGCAAACGTCTCTACTCCAGACACAACCTATCTCCCACATACAAGAGGCATGACTGACCAGCCCAGCAAGGGGACAGGCAAAATGCTGGTCTTGAAAGCTGGCAAAATAGGTAGAAAAGGGTTTTGTTAGCTGAGATTTTACATGGTCAGGAGCTGGGCCCCAGCATGGCTGCTGGGAAGACATGGGTCTCCTCACGGCACGATGCCACTTCCTGTCACCAGATCCCAAATGGAGCTGTGAAATACACCCTCTGGTCTGGCGGTAACTAACCTGGCAGAAGAACTCCCTAAACCATAAATAAGCAGCTAAGTAGGCAAAGCAGCGATGGGAGCTCAATTGAAAAGAGAACCATCCGTTAACACTGAGTGATTTGACCTGGGAAGCTTTTAGCTACTAATACCTCAACTGAAAGAAAGCGAATGAGCTGACACCACCACCGTTTCTCCTTCCAGCACCTTTGACAGATCATTcaggtttaaaaatacagagattgAAGCCTATAGGAAGCTCTGCTTCCTACACATTTTTCAAGTGATTTTCCATattctcccctttccctctaAGCCCCACTAGACTGAcacctcccctccaccccagctAGACTGACAACATGCTGTCAATCTAAAAAGCCATACATTCTGTAGCAAGAGCCAAAATTCCTACACAAAGGGAAGCAGGAGAAATGGTAAATATACAGAGATTAACTTCAGCTCTAAGGTTGACCCCTGAGCTCCAAAATTCAATGATTTGCTCACAAGAACTCAAACAGAAATGCTGTCAGACTGACTCCATGACCAACCTGTATAAAGCCCCTTTTTTCCCATCTTGTATCTGTAGCAAAATCTCTGGCAAAACACAGATTAAACTGTTCTGAGGGGCAGCTCTGGCCCCTGGAGGCAGAAGGAAGATTCCTGCACTGCTTAGAAGCTGAATTAGTCTCTTATTTTATCTTTCCCACTGGAGAATATTGGGATGCACCCTAAAAAGCAATCTCAGCCATGCTACGAACTAAACCACTGTGCACTAAAGAGATGATCTATCCAACTGAAGAAGAGATCTGCTCTTCAGGCGTCACTGGCTACTTGAAGGGGGAAACTTTTCCTGCTAAGAAATAGCTTACCCAAAAAATCTGACCTCTTGCAAGAGGGTCGTCACCCAAAAGGTGAAACATCAGAAGCACTAAAAGTGCAATCTAACTACAAAGACTGTAACAGCAGTAATTTTCTAACAGCGCCTCTGATCCATGACCTAACCAAGGTACCAGAAGGTAACCAGAAATAGAGAATGAGAGGCAGGATATGTTGAGTATCGGATAGAGAAGTGTTGCAGGGAGATTTCCTTTACTTTCAGGAGCTGTCGTCTTCGCTTCATGTTTTCAGCCTCATGCAAGGAGAAAAGGTTTAGCAAGAAGCCTTGTTGCACGAGACAGCAACTCCAGTCCACTCCTGGACACGCGGAACGATTAACGGCATCACAGCATCCAGAGGACATAGAATGATTACTGTCCTCCGTTGTAAGCATAGTCGGCCTTGTTGTGCATAATCAGCTTGTTGTCCACAAAGTAAAAGCTGTCTGAGCGGGTCTCGTATGGATTTTCAACCATCAGACGAACTGTGAAAGAGAAAGCTCAATTACATTCAAAAGCCTGCCACACTCCACTGGACAGTACAAAATCAGAGTAAAACAGACTCTTGTCACTCTGCTGGATTTACCAGGCTGATGCTCTGCCCTACCCAAGTAAGAGAAGCAAAGTGCTCTGCTGAGCACACTTCAAAAGCTCTGGCCTGCCCGTTCCCATTCTTCCTATTCACAGGACAAGCACTGTCAAAAGCAAAGGAGGATGGAGTAATCTCACACAAGACCTTAAAAAATGTCAGAGCCACCActagagcagagctgcagtcaCGTCTGTAAGCAGAGAGGTAGCAATCCGCAAATGAAAAAACGGTGCCACTCCCCACATGTACACAGGCAGGGTACAAACTGTGCGTCTCCTCCCGCACCTAGGCAGCCACAGAAGGGCCCACGTGCTCCTGCTCTATCCACCCCCGAGGTCAAACATACCCTGCGCAATGGATATTTGCGGAGATCTTGGTAGGCTCAAAAACACACCTCTCGGAGAAGAGTCAGTTCTGTTCCAAAGCAGGAGGCTCAAGCCCTAGCAAGCAAGTGCTGAACACAGATGCGTGGCTACCAAGAGAACCCTTTTTCAGGGTTTTCTTATCTTCTGGGCTACTCTGTTAGGCATCAGGCATGTCAGCTCTGTGACTCTGATCAGTCCTTGCAGCCTGTGACTTGACAACACAGCTTGTCTTAGGCTTTCACTTTCAAAGGAGAATTTGCAGCACAAATCTGTAATTCAGTCAAGATTACACACAGCTTAAACCACGAACCTGTATCTATTTATTCCTGTCCCCTCCATCCCAGTCACAATTTCTTTCACAAGTAGATGGAGAAAAAAggcatatgcacacacacaaacaaaacaactcagCGTGGGAAAGGAGGTACTTACTAAGGTCTTCTGAGAGCTGGGGGAATTCATAGATGTGTTCACATGTGTTCCTGCTACTGGGGATGCAGAAGCCAAAATCAAAGTCGAAGTTCTTCAGCAAGCGATCTCGGAAGTAATGTCTCTCAATCATTCGAAAGTTTGACACTGGTTTTTCTCCCACTGTGAATTCCACTCTGTATGGGAAAAGTAGGAATAAACAGCTGAGATTACATACCTCTCTTCCAAGTGGAAAGAGCAGAGCCTTGGACTACACAAGAATTGAACAGATCATTCCAGAGAGAAAGGCTTTGATATTTGTAGTGTAAGATAGGTTCTCTCCAGTGTTTGATTCAGTTTTGTTATAAACTGTCAAGTGACACTTTATAAACATCTGATTCTCCCTTCTTTCTATGAACTCATACTCACGTTGCACCAACAGTACGAAGACGGAGAAATGCTGGGGTGAACTGGTAACGAACAAAGCGGCCTGCACTAGTGTCCAGTTCACTGCTGTCATCTTCATCCTCGTCATCTTGCTCTAGAAAATGCACCAGCTCAGAGTTATTCTGCTAATAGCGTACACGTAAGGGAACGCTGGCTAGCAGGTGTATTAGGACAAGCTGGCTATTACTTAGGCACTGAACGTAAAGGTATTTAATAATTGGTCCGAGACTCATACGGGCAcaaagtaataaagaaaagatCTGCTATGACGGCTGGAGCAGCCTTGTTGGCTTCGGAGCTGAAACCACCCTCAACCTCACAGGATATCCCCCCTCGCAATTGCCAAAGCACATGAAAGAAACTGTACCACAGCCAGCAAACAAGGGAACGTGTGCAGTTGATAGTAATCCCGCATCTCACAATAATCACTTCACAGTTTTATGACAACAAGTTTCTCAGCAGAGGTAACCTTAGTTCTATGCTTAAAGGAGAGGAATTTAGTCACTGGGACACATCGAAGgacctttctgctttgtttgcatGGGTCCTGCATTGCAACTTCTCAGCTCCACGAGTCTCTCTAGCCTCCCCACAACGTTAGCGTGACACACCTGCAGCGGATGGCTTCGCAATTTCAAACAGCACTGTTCCAGTTTCAAGGTCCCGGATCTTAAATCTGGTGAAGTCAATGTTGTAAATGTTGTCCTCAGGTTTGCATAAATAATctagaagagagagaaaacatacaatagcatttaaaaatatccctgAGCAATTACcgaagtaatttcttttctcattagcTCCGGCCCATTAAGATACATACTGCAAGTTGTTTTGCAGAAGCTTCAGGAAAGCGGGACAAAATTGAGGCTACAAGAAACAAAGGCACGCTAGGTGCCAGGTAGCGGAGCAAGACAGGGAAGGGATCgggacagaaaagcagagatgagcagcgcagaggaaaaaggaaataaaatccccacccccccaaacttTCTGGAAGTTGTAACAAAGCTGAAGGCAGGAGCACACCGCGCTGCTGCAGCCAGCGCCGGCCAACGCGCACACTCCTCAGCCGCTTCCAACGCCAGCGCGCCGGCTGGCAGCACTAATCCGGGTTGCTCAAGCTCCGGCGCTCCCGCCGCCCTCTCCTCCGGCCCAGGGGCACGGACCAGCCCGGCTCCGCGACCCCGGCTGCGGAGCCCCCTCCGCCGCGGCCGAAGGGGGATTAACGGAGCAGCGCGGGGCGGTGTCCGCCCGGGACGGCGGGACCAGCCGGAGCCCGGCCGAGCGCTGCCGGCCCGAGGCGCGCCGGCCCCCCAACCTCCCCGGGCCCCGGCGCCCGCGCTCCCCGGCCCGAACTCACTCTCCGTCACCCGGCACAGCCCCAGGACGTGCTCGGGCCGGACGGTCTCCAGCGCCAGCAGCTCGGACTCGGTCCACGGCGGCCGCGGCGCCGCGTCGGCCGAGCCGCGCCGCCCCCGCAGGCGGCTGAGCGCCCCCCCGGTCCCCGGCGGCGGCTTCTTctccggccccgccgccgccgccgccgccctcgCCTTCGAGCCGCTCatcgccccgccgccgccaagATGGCCGCCGCCTCCCTCGGTAGCTATGGGAGCgaggggcggggccgcggcgggtCAGAGGGCGCGGGCGCTGCCTAGCAACGAGGGTGGGCCCCCGAAGCTAAGCAGAACCCGCCGCGTGCGTGGCCGGAGGGGGGACCCGGCAGCCGCGTGGCGACCCGCCGCCCGCAGAGCCCCGGCACCGGGCACCCCCCTCCGGGCGCCCGCCCTTCCTCCCCTCCGGGGCTGCGGGCggagggcagcggggcaggccaggtggaaaagaaacacaaaacccaaacaaaccctcCCACCCGGGCAGCGCCCCTCCCGCTGCACCCCCGGGGGCCGCCAGCCCGCACCCCGCTCCCGCTGCACCACCCAGGAAACGGAGATCAACCCCCTCACTGCACAGCGGGGGGTACCCGGCTCTCCCGTTAATCACATCACAGTCTCAATCCCAGAGCGCAGCGGGTAATTACAGAGAGCCCGCGTCCCCCAAAG contains the following coding sequences:
- the UNC119B gene encoding protein unc-119 homolog B, whose amino-acid sequence is MSGSKARAAAAAAGPEKKPPPGTGGALSRLRGRRGSADAAPRPPWTESELLALETVRPEHVLGLCRVTENYLCKPEDNIYNIDFTRFKIRDLETGTVLFEIAKPSAAEQDDEDEDDSSELDTSAGRFVRYQFTPAFLRLRTVGATVEFTVGEKPVSNFRMIERHYFRDRLLKNFDFDFGFCIPSSRNTCEHIYEFPQLSEDLIRLMVENPYETRSDSFYFVDNKLIMHNKADYAYNGGQ